The sequence below is a genomic window from Curtobacterium sp. MCPF17_002.
GGGGTAGTAGACCATCGGCTTGTCGTAGATCGGCATGAGCTGCTTGCTGATGCCCTTGGTGATCGGCCAGAGGCGCGTGCCGGAACCGCCGGCGAGGATGATGCCCTTCATCGGGATCGTCTTCCTTCGTTCGTTACTTGTTCGTGCGGAGGGACTCGGTGTAGGCGACGCACTCCTCGTACGTCGGCAGCAGCCCCTGTGCGGCGGCTTCCTCGAGCGTCGGCGCGGTGGTGTCCTTCTCGGAGAGGACGGGCTCGCCGAGTCCGTCCGGCAGGGTGAGCCCCACGGTCGGGTCGAGGATGGTGATCCCCTTCTCGCGCTCCGGGTCGTAGTGGGCGCTCACGAGGTAGTTCACGGTCGACTGGTCCTCGAGCGCGACGATCGCGTGGCCGAGACCCTCGGACAGGTAGACGGCCTTGCGGTCGACGTCGTCGATCCGGACCGAGTCCCACTGCCCGAACGTCGGCGAGCCGACGCGGATGTCGATGATGTAGTCGATGAACGCGCCACGGACGGCGGTCACGTACTTGGCCTGGCTCGGCGCGACGAGGGCGTAGTGGATGCCCCGGGCGACACCGGCCGCGGAGATCGACATGTTCACCTGACGGAGGTCAAGCGGGTGACCGACGGTCTGCTCGAGGACGTCGGCCCGGTACGCCTCGAGGAATGCTCCTCGTGCGTCGCCGTGCTGGACGGGCGTGAACTCCCACGCGCCGGGGATCTTCAGTTCGCGGATCTGCACCGGAGCAGCCTAGCAAGCCGTGTGGTACACCACACATCGGGAGCGACACGGGGACCCTCGGCGGTACCGGACACCCCGGTCGCGTAGGCTGTGCTGGTTTCGAGCACGTGCCGACTCCCTGAAACGAGACACCGCGACCCGTGAAGCTATTCGTCCAGATCCCCTGCCTCAACGAGGAGAACACCCTCGCCAGCGTCATCGACTCGATCCCGCGCCAGATCGACGGCATCGACGAGATCGAGATCCTGGTGATCAACGACGGCAGCACCGACCGCACGGTCGAGGTCGCCAAGGAGCACGGCGTCAAGCACTTCGTGCACCACACCACGAACATGGGGCTCGCGCGTTCGTTCCGGGACGGCGTCGACTACGCGCTGCTGCACGGCGCCGACATCGTCGTGAACACCGACGGTGACAACCAGTACCCGCAGTCGCAGATCACCGAGCTCGTCCAGCCGATCCTCCGCAAGGAAGCGGAGATCGTCATCGGCGACCGGCAGACCCGGACGATCGAGCACTTCTCCGGCTTCAAGAAGCTCATGCAGCGCTTCGGCTCCTGGGTCGCGTCCCGTGCCGCCGGGCTCGACCTGCCCGACGCCGCGAGCGGGTTCCGCGCCTACTCGAAGTACTCGCTCATCCGGCTCAACATCGTCACGCGCTTCAGCTACTGCATGGAGACCATCGTGCAGGCCGGCTACAAGCGGCTCGCGATCGCGTCGATCCCGATCACGACCAACCCGAAGACCCGCGAGTCCCGGCTGTTCAAGAACATCTGGCAGCACATGTTCCAGTCCGGCTCGGCGATCGCCCGGGTGTACCTCATGTACCGGCCGATGGCGCTGTTCCTCTGGGTCGCGGCCGTCCTCGGTGTCCTGGGCCTCTGGCCGCTCGTCCGCTACCTCGTGCTCCTCGCGATGCAGACCGGCGGCAACCACCTGCAGTCGATCATCCTCGGGGTGGTCCTCCTCATCACGGCGGTGCTCGCGATCGTGATCGGCGTCGTCGCGGACCTGACCCGGTTGAACCGCACCCTCGCCGAGGAGCAGCTCGACCTGCAGAAGCTGCAGCGGTATGGCGACTGAGCGCGACGCGTCCGTGCTCGACCGGCGGACGCGCTTCGCGCTCTGGCTGCGGCGCCCCGGCAGCTGGGTGGAGATCGCGGCCTGGGCCGGTCTCGCCGCCTTCGTGGTCTGGACGCTCGGCCCGGCACTGATCGGCCACGGCACCTTCCTCAACACCGGGCTCCTCAGCCGGTACACGCCGTGGGGCGAGTCGCTCCGCTCGATGACGAACTCGACGAACATCCTCAACAGCGACACGATCGACACCGTCGCCCCGCAGACCTCGCTCCTCACCCGGCTGGCACACGAGGGCGTCTTCGCCGCCTGGAACCCCTACGTCGCCGGTGGCGCCGAGCTCGGCGGCATCCCCGACTCCGGCGCCTGGTCGCCGCTCTCGCTGCCCTGGTGGATCCTCCCCCTCGCCTACGCCCCCGGCATGGTGAAGCTGCTCGAGATCGTCGTCGTCACCGTCGGCATGTCGCTCCTGCTGCGCCGCTGGGGTGTCCCCCGCGCCGGCTGGGCGATCGCGGCCCTCGTCTACTCGTCGTCCGGCTTCATGGTCGCCTGGTCGAACTGGCCTCAGACCCGCGTCGCGGCGTTCATCCCGCTGCTCTTCTGGGCGATCGACCGCGCCGCGGTGGAACTCCGTGCGCGGGACGTCATCGCGGTGGCCGTGCCCCTCGCGTCGATGCTGCTCGGCGGGTTCCCGGCGATCGTCGGGTACGCGCTCTTCATCGGCGGCCTGTACTTCCTCGTCCGCACGATCGTCGCGCACCGCCGGTGGTTGCCGGTCGTGGGCAGCGGCGTCATCGCGGTCGGCGGCATCGTGTTCGGGTTGCTGCTGTCGGCGTGGCAGCTCGTCCCCTTCGCGATCAACGCCACGAGCCTGGTCGACTTCAGCGGCCGCGGGCAGAGCGGCCCGAACGGCCTCGGGGTCCCGCCGCTCGTCAGCGCGTGGGTGCCGGACATCTCGTTCGTGCAGAGCACCGGGCCGGCATGGGGCATCCGCAACCCGGTCGAGGAGTACTCGTACCTCGGGGTCGCGGCGGTCGTGCTCATCGCGGCGGCGGTCCTCATCCGGCCGGCGGTGCGGAACAGGACGGCCCGCACGCACGGCGTCGTCGCCATCGTCGCGTCGATGCTCGCCCTCGCCGTCGTCATCGTCTACCTGGGCGGCCCCGTCCTCTCCGCCGTCCGCGAGCTCCCGGTCTTCGACACCAACCCGATCGGGCGCGCC
It includes:
- a CDS encoding glycosyltransferase family 2 protein; its protein translation is MKLFVQIPCLNEENTLASVIDSIPRQIDGIDEIEILVINDGSTDRTVEVAKEHGVKHFVHHTTNMGLARSFRDGVDYALLHGADIVVNTDGDNQYPQSQITELVQPILRKEAEIVIGDRQTRTIEHFSGFKKLMQRFGSWVASRAAGLDLPDAASGFRAYSKYSLIRLNIVTRFSYCMETIVQAGYKRLAIASIPITTNPKTRESRLFKNIWQHMFQSGSAIARVYLMYRPMALFLWVAAVLGVLGLWPLVRYLVLLAMQTGGNHLQSIILGVVLLITAVLAIVIGVVADLTRLNRTLAEEQLDLQKLQRYGD
- the rfbC gene encoding dTDP-4-dehydrorhamnose 3,5-epimerase — encoded protein: MQIRELKIPGAWEFTPVQHGDARGAFLEAYRADVLEQTVGHPLDLRQVNMSISAAGVARGIHYALVAPSQAKYVTAVRGAFIDYIIDIRVGSPTFGQWDSVRIDDVDRKAVYLSEGLGHAIVALEDQSTVNYLVSAHYDPEREKGITILDPTVGLTLPDGLGEPVLSEKDTTAPTLEEAAAQGLLPTYEECVAYTESLRTNK